In one Candidatus Delongbacteria bacterium genomic region, the following are encoded:
- the gyrA gene encoding DNA gyrase subunit A — protein sequence MIGDGQKIFDRSIEEEMKTSYLDYSMSVIVQRALPDVRDGLKPVHRRILFGMSELGMASNKPYKKSARIVGEVMGKFHPHGDGAIYDSVVRMVQDFSLRYPLIDGQGNFGSIDGDGAAAMRYTEVRFQKTAEEILQDIDRETVDFIPNYDDSLQEPTVLPARLPNLLVNGSTGIAVGMATNFPPHNLTEVSLGIKALLDNPAITIDELMQYVKGPDFPTGAYIYGRDGIRSAYHTGRGRVLVRARASIETGRGNKDSIIVSEIPYQVNKTRLIEKIVELVRDKKISGISDIRDESDRDGMRLVIELKRDAVGKVVLNQLYKHTQMQTTFGVIMLALVKGQPRVLTLKQVMEQFILHRLEVIVRRTRFELNKAEARAHILEGLQIALDHIDEVVRLIRASKTPEEARNGLMERFGLSEIQARAILDMRLQRLTGLERDKLVQELKALRELIVELKSILADETRQRAIIKEELDELVERYGDARRTEILASAEEFTIEDMIAEEDVVVTISKDGFIKRFPVNGFRKQNRGGRGSTGAGTRELDYIEHMFIASTHNYMLFFTENGQCYWLKVHEIPTAGKASKGRAIVNLLEKPKDEQIAAVINVKKFDENQYVMMCTEKGIVKKTSLESYSRPRRAGIRAININDDDRLIDSKITSGDHEVVLGTNEGKAIRFHEKEIRPMGRTAAGVKGVSLDEGVKVVDMVVTSNKEAQILVVTETGMGKRSALSDYRVTKRGGKGVMTLKVSTRTGPLVAMKEVTDEHDLVIISEQGVLIRQSCSQIRVIGRATQGVRLIRLDEGDRIASVDRVIPEDEELDVDALDESADGAPDGADESPDEGDDE from the coding sequence ATGATCGGCGACGGACAGAAGATCTTCGATCGCAGCATCGAAGAGGAGATGAAAACCTCCTACCTGGACTATTCCATGTCGGTAATCGTCCAGCGAGCCTTGCCCGATGTGCGCGACGGCCTGAAGCCCGTGCACCGGCGCATCCTCTTCGGGATGAGCGAACTGGGCATGGCCAGCAACAAGCCCTACAAGAAAAGCGCGCGCATCGTGGGCGAGGTGATGGGCAAGTTCCATCCCCACGGCGACGGGGCGATCTATGACTCGGTGGTGCGCATGGTGCAGGACTTCAGCCTGCGCTATCCGCTGATCGACGGGCAGGGCAACTTCGGGTCGATCGACGGCGACGGCGCCGCCGCCATGCGATACACCGAGGTGCGCTTCCAGAAGACCGCCGAGGAGATCCTTCAGGACATCGACCGGGAAACCGTCGATTTCATTCCCAACTACGACGACAGCCTGCAGGAGCCCACGGTGCTTCCCGCGCGGCTGCCCAATCTGCTGGTCAACGGCAGCACGGGCATCGCGGTGGGCATGGCCACCAACTTTCCGCCCCACAACCTCACCGAGGTCAGTCTGGGCATCAAGGCGCTGCTGGACAACCCGGCGATCACGATTGACGAGCTGATGCAGTACGTCAAGGGTCCCGACTTCCCGACGGGCGCCTACATCTATGGGCGTGACGGCATCCGCAGCGCGTATCACACGGGCCGCGGGCGCGTGCTGGTACGGGCCCGCGCGTCCATCGAGACCGGCCGCGGCAACAAGGACAGCATCATCGTCAGCGAGATTCCCTACCAGGTGAACAAGACACGCCTGATCGAGAAGATCGTGGAACTGGTGCGTGACAAGAAGATCAGCGGCATCTCCGACATCCGCGACGAGAGCGATCGCGACGGCATGCGCCTGGTCATCGAACTCAAGCGTGATGCGGTCGGCAAGGTGGTGCTGAACCAGCTCTACAAACACACCCAGATGCAGACCACCTTTGGCGTGATCATGCTGGCGCTGGTCAAGGGCCAGCCCCGTGTGTTGACTCTGAAGCAGGTGATGGAGCAGTTCATCCTGCACCGCCTGGAAGTGATCGTGCGCCGGACACGCTTCGAGCTGAACAAGGCCGAAGCCCGTGCGCACATTCTGGAAGGCCTGCAGATCGCGCTGGATCACATCGACGAAGTGGTGCGCCTGATCCGGGCCAGCAAGACTCCCGAGGAAGCCCGCAACGGATTGATGGAGCGCTTCGGTCTCAGCGAGATCCAGGCCCGCGCGATTCTGGACATGCGTCTGCAGCGTCTCACGGGGCTCGAACGCGACAAGCTGGTGCAGGAGCTCAAGGCTCTGCGCGAGCTGATCGTGGAGCTGAAGTCGATTCTGGCCGACGAGACCCGTCAGCGCGCCATCATCAAGGAAGAGCTCGACGAGCTGGTGGAGCGTTATGGCGATGCACGCCGCACCGAGATCCTGGCGTCTGCCGAAGAGTTCACCATAGAGGACATGATCGCCGAAGAGGATGTGGTGGTCACCATTTCCAAGGACGGCTTCATCAAGCGCTTCCCGGTGAATGGTTTCCGCAAGCAGAACCGGGGCGGCCGCGGCAGCACGGGCGCCGGTACGCGCGAATTGGACTACATCGAGCACATGTTCATCGCCTCGACCCACAATTACATGCTCTTCTTCACCGAGAACGGGCAGTGTTACTGGCTCAAGGTGCACGAGATTCCCACCGCGGGCAAGGCCAGCAAGGGCCGGGCGATCGTCAACCTGCTGGAGAAGCCCAAGGACGAGCAGATCGCCGCGGTGATCAACGTCAAGAAGTTCGACGAGAACCAGTATGTGATGATGTGCACCGAGAAGGGCATCGTCAAGAAGACCTCGCTCGAGTCCTACAGCCGGCCGCGTCGTGCGGGCATCCGAGCGATCAACATCAACGACGACGACCGCCTGATCGACAGCAAGATCACCTCGGGCGATCACGAAGTGGTGCTGGGCACCAACGAGGGCAAGGCGATCCGCTTCCACGAGAAGGAGATCCGCCCCATGGGCCGCACGGCCGCCGGTGTCAAGGGCGTCAGCCTGGACGAAGGCGTGAAGGTGGTGGACATGGTGGTGACCTCGAACAAGGAAGCCCAGATTCTGGTGGTGACCGAGACCGGCATGGGCAAGCGCAGCGCGCTCTCCGATTACCGGGTGACCAAACGAGGCGGCAAGGGCGTGATGACCCTGAAGGTCTCGACGCGGACCGGGCCGCTGGTGGCGATGAAGGAAGTCACCGACGAGCACGACCTGGTCATCATCAGCGAGCAGGGCGTGCTGATCCGCCAGTCCTGCAGCCAGATCCGCGTGATCGGTCGCGCCACCCAGGGTGTGCGCCTGATCCGTCTGGACGAGGGCGACCGCATCGCCAGTGTCGACCGGGTGATTCCCGAAGACGAGGAACTGGATGTGGACGCTCTCGACGAGAGCGCGGACGGTGCCCCGGATGGCGCGGATGAGTCCCCCGATGAGGGCGACGACGAGTAG
- a CDS encoding peptidyl-prolyl cis-trans isomerase, producing the protein YDAMGEKAFTMEVGEISDPIALGNKWSVIKLLEKLPSRRMRLDEASTKIRYAMEREKRDALEAEFLARAKAAHPTIINERAAEIVYQPTK; encoded by the coding sequence TACGACGCCATGGGCGAGAAAGCCTTCACCATGGAAGTGGGCGAGATCAGCGACCCGATCGCGCTGGGCAACAAGTGGAGCGTGATCAAGCTGCTCGAGAAACTGCCCAGCCGCCGCATGCGCCTGGACGAAGCCTCGACAAAGATTCGGTATGCCATGGAACGGGAAAAACGCGACGCGCTGGAAGCCGAGTTTCTGGCCAGGGCGAAGGCCGCGCACCCCACCATCATCAACGAACGGGCAGCCGAGATCGTCTATCAGCCCACGAAGTGA
- a CDS encoding DNA replication/repair protein RecF, whose amino-acid sequence MKLRRIAVRCFRNIEEAALEFEQPRIVILGANGQGKTNLLESVHLLCITRSFRRNRNDQLVMDGQSQFSLSASFDSDLRGRRSATASGGRGGLEFGLDGDPVRGRAQLFGQFPLVLLSPEKVVISQGGPEQRRRFLDQLICFGSVTYLDSLQRFQRALRQRNALLLNRVRSADAAGLDAWENELALRAVEITDRRRQFLEDWVPLFRSIYREEFGQGLEVDLRYRSGLGEHQDVAALRREFQSRRERDRARGGTTLGPHRDELDFRLDGRSLRDFGSQGQHKLFMLGLVLAETRILEQITGERPLLLLDDLFGVLDDERIALIGERVGTHLQMLITTTSTRHLDVLGRRDSQVFLCEHGTYRELANG is encoded by the coding sequence GTGAAACTTCGGCGCATTGCCGTGCGCTGCTTCCGCAACATCGAGGAAGCGGCGCTCGAATTCGAACAGCCGCGCATCGTGATCCTTGGGGCCAACGGGCAGGGCAAGACCAATCTGCTCGAGTCGGTCCATCTGCTTTGCATCACCCGCAGCTTCCGCCGGAACCGCAACGACCAGCTGGTCATGGACGGTCAATCGCAGTTTTCACTCTCAGCAAGTTTCGACAGTGACCTTCGCGGACGTCGTTCCGCCACGGCGAGTGGCGGCCGAGGCGGTCTGGAATTCGGGCTGGATGGCGATCCGGTTCGCGGCCGGGCCCAGCTCTTCGGCCAGTTTCCCCTGGTGCTGCTGTCTCCCGAGAAGGTGGTCATCAGCCAGGGTGGGCCGGAACAGCGCAGACGGTTTCTGGATCAGTTGATCTGCTTTGGCAGCGTGACGTATCTGGACAGCCTGCAACGCTTTCAGCGGGCCCTGCGTCAGCGCAACGCCCTGCTGCTCAATCGGGTCCGGTCCGCGGATGCGGCGGGCCTGGATGCCTGGGAAAACGAGCTGGCCCTGCGCGCCGTGGAGATCACGGACAGGCGCCGCCAGTTTCTGGAAGACTGGGTGCCCCTGTTCCGCAGCATCTACCGCGAGGAATTCGGACAGGGTCTCGAGGTGGACCTGCGCTATCGGTCCGGTCTGGGTGAGCATCAGGATGTAGCGGCCCTGCGCCGCGAATTCCAGAGTCGGCGCGAGCGCGACCGGGCCCGTGGCGGCACCACCCTGGGACCCCACCGGGACGAACTGGACTTCCGGCTGGATGGCCGCAGCCTGCGCGACTTCGGCAGCCAGGGGCAGCACAAACTGTTCATGCTGGGCCTGGTCCTGGCGGAAACGCGCATCCTGGAACAGATCACGGGAGAACGGCCCCTGCTGTTGCTGGATGACCTGTTCGGGGTGCTCGACGACGAGCGTATCGCATTGATCGGAGAAAGGGTGGGAACCCACCTGCAGATGCTGATCACCACCACCAGTACACGTCACCTGGATGTCCTGGGTCGCCGGGACAGCCAGGTTTTCCTGTGTGAACACGGCACGTACAGGGAGTTGGCCAATGGCTGA
- a CDS encoding zinc-binding dehydrogenase: MKAIVIPSHGGAEVLELRDLPVPQPGIGEVRLRIRAAALNHLDLWVRRGHPGLKIPLPFIPGSDMAGQIQTLGAGVEGWALGDEVVVFPATFCGACEPCRAGRQNLCRQFRIFGENRPGGMAEEVVVPAACLFPKPSSLSWEEAAAFPLSWLTSWHMLNDKVSHRPGDWVLIQAAASGTGIAALQIARLHGLRVIAVAGGAEKCARLLEMGADAVVDHTRDDLRATVKSLTGGAGVAVVVDHVGADTFAASLGALARGGSYVTCGGSSGPMLQFDVRHLFIKHQRLIGSTMGTLDNFSRIMFHVERGELRPVIHRAFAPEAIADAHLELEERRVVGKVVITFQSGNHP, from the coding sequence ATGAAAGCCATTGTCATTCCTAGCCATGGCGGCGCCGAGGTCCTCGAACTCCGTGATCTTCCTGTTCCCCAGCCGGGAATCGGCGAGGTACGCCTGCGCATTCGCGCCGCGGCACTCAACCACCTGGATCTCTGGGTGCGTCGGGGCCACCCCGGCCTGAAGATTCCATTGCCCTTCATTCCCGGAAGCGACATGGCTGGCCAGATTCAAACTCTGGGTGCCGGGGTCGAAGGCTGGGCACTGGGTGACGAGGTGGTCGTGTTCCCTGCCACCTTCTGCGGCGCCTGCGAGCCCTGCCGCGCCGGCCGGCAGAACCTCTGTCGCCAGTTCAGGATCTTCGGCGAGAACCGCCCCGGCGGCATGGCCGAGGAGGTGGTCGTGCCCGCGGCCTGCCTCTTTCCCAAGCCCTCCAGTCTGTCCTGGGAAGAGGCGGCGGCCTTTCCGCTTTCCTGGCTCACCAGCTGGCACATGCTGAATGACAAGGTGAGCCACCGACCCGGCGACTGGGTGCTGATTCAGGCCGCCGCATCCGGGACGGGCATCGCGGCTCTGCAGATCGCGCGCCTGCATGGCCTGCGCGTGATCGCCGTTGCCGGTGGAGCCGAGAAGTGCGCACGCCTGCTTGAGATGGGGGCCGACGCGGTCGTGGATCACACACGCGACGACTTGCGCGCCACGGTCAAGTCGCTCACGGGCGGGGCCGGGGTTGCGGTGGTCGTGGACCATGTGGGCGCCGACACCTTTGCCGCATCTCTGGGCGCACTGGCGCGCGGAGGCAGTTACGTGACCTGCGGAGGCAGTTCCGGCCCGATGCTCCAGTTCGATGTGCGCCACCTGTTCATCAAGCACCAGCGCCTCATCGGCAGCACCATGGGCACCCTGGACAATTTCTCGCGGATCATGTTCCACGTGGAGCGCGGCGAACTGCGCCCCGTGATCCATCGGGCCTTTGCACCGGAAGCCATCGCCGACGCTCACCTCGAACTGGAAGAGCGCCGCGTGGTGGGCAAGGTCGTCATCACATTCCAATCCGGGAATCATCCATGA
- a CDS encoding universal stress protein, giving the protein MQVYTRILVAIDCSPVDEAIVSHVSVLAQQNKAEVVLLHVIHAHTLDQDRALRTKARKTLAGYKERLQGESVKTTVLLRNGEPDREILKELEDPRYDLMAMATHGHTFIGDLLFGSVSRTLKHRINIPLLLLKPDRKQLPANETQDLRDA; this is encoded by the coding sequence ATGCAGGTCTACACCCGGATCCTGGTCGCCATCGACTGTTCACCCGTGGACGAGGCGATCGTCTCCCATGTCTCGGTTCTGGCTCAACAGAACAAGGCGGAGGTGGTGTTGCTGCATGTGATCCACGCCCACACCCTGGATCAGGATCGCGCCCTGCGCACCAAGGCCCGCAAGACCCTTGCCGGATACAAGGAGCGCCTGCAAGGCGAAAGCGTGAAGACCACGGTGCTGCTGCGCAACGGCGAGCCCGACCGCGAGATCCTCAAGGAGCTGGAAGACCCGCGTTACGACCTGATGGCCATGGCGACCCACGGCCACACCTTCATTGGCGACCTGCTCTTCGGCAGTGTGTCGCGCACGCTCAAGCACCGGATCAACATTCCCCTGCTGCTGCTCAAGCCCGATCGCAAACAACTGCCGGCCAACGAGACCCAGGACCTGCGCGATGCGTGA
- a CDS encoding PLP-dependent transferase — MNKATRCIHGISKQTGRGLVNPIQPSTAYRYLDDDQLMYPRYFNTDDQRSVIGRLAALEGAEDGLLFSSGMAAITTCLLALLDPGDGVVIQEGVYGGTSGFGQGELARLGMQVRFCPGTPADVERALDVNTRVLMVESPTNPRLDVVDLRAIATLARSRGVLAVIDNTFATPVNQNPLELGFDLVIHSGTKYLGGHSDLSCGVVLGDSQLIARVMGKARNYGGNLNALDCHLLERSLKTLFVRVEAQNRTAGVLAAFLADHRAIKAVHYPGLESHPGHALARGQMSGFGGMLSFELENRRDPMAFMRSLRLIVPALSLGGVDTTICQPAATSHKGLDPAERRRLGIGDGLLRLSVGLEHEDDLIHDLLEALGQ; from the coding sequence ATGAACAAGGCGACACGCTGCATCCACGGCATCAGCAAGCAGACCGGGCGTGGTCTGGTCAATCCGATCCAGCCTTCCACGGCCTACCGCTACCTCGACGACGATCAGTTGATGTACCCGCGCTATTTCAACACGGACGACCAACGCAGCGTGATCGGGCGGCTGGCTGCCCTGGAAGGAGCCGAGGACGGCCTGCTGTTCTCATCGGGCATGGCCGCGATCACCACCTGTCTGCTGGCCCTGCTCGACCCCGGGGATGGTGTGGTGATCCAGGAAGGAGTATACGGCGGCACCAGCGGATTCGGCCAGGGAGAACTGGCGCGTCTCGGGATGCAGGTGCGATTCTGTCCGGGCACGCCCGCGGACGTCGAGCGCGCCCTGGATGTGAACACGCGCGTGTTGATGGTGGAGTCGCCCACAAATCCCCGTCTGGACGTGGTGGACCTGCGCGCCATCGCGACTCTTGCCCGGTCACGGGGCGTCCTGGCGGTCATTGACAATACCTTCGCCACCCCCGTGAACCAGAACCCGCTCGAGCTGGGTTTCGATCTGGTGATCCACAGCGGTACCAAGTATCTGGGTGGACACAGCGACCTGAGTTGCGGGGTGGTATTGGGCGATTCCCAGCTGATCGCTCGTGTCATGGGCAAGGCACGCAACTACGGCGGCAACCTCAATGCGCTGGATTGCCATCTGCTGGAACGCAGTCTGAAGACTCTCTTCGTGCGGGTCGAGGCCCAGAATCGCACGGCCGGAGTACTGGCTGCCTTTCTGGCGGACCATCGGGCCATCAAGGCCGTGCATTATCCGGGTCTTGAGAGTCATCCGGGCCACGCTCTTGCGCGCGGCCAGATGTCGGGATTCGGGGGAATGCTCTCCTTCGAACTGGAGAACAGGCGCGATCCGATGGCTTTCATGCGGTCGCTGCGCCTGATCGTGCCCGCACTCAGTCTGGGCGGGGTGGATACCACCATCTGCCAGCCCGCGGCCACCTCCCACAAGGGACTGGACCCCGCCGAGCGCCGTCGCCTGGGTATCGGTGACGGGCTGTTGCGTCTGTCCGTGGGCCTGGAACACGAAGACGACCTGATCCACGACCTGCTTGAGGCTCTGGGCCAATGA
- a CDS encoding Nramp family divalent metal transporter, whose protein sequence is MSNIPNRDILDAAEQTLANAPRLNPFRTLLRFLGPGFLVTVGFIDPGNWATNIEGGSRFGYSLLWVITLSTAMLIVIQHMAAKLGIATGKSLAANIREHFPRPVANFLGVTVVLACMATDVAELLGGAIGFYLLLGMPLWMGALLTVFLEIFLVVSQRYLRLEAIIMGFLGIISLCYLIEIWLVDPNWAELLPAVVIPRLDSESIYVAMAMLGAVVMPHNIFLHSNVIHSRAWGVTPVEKQSLLHFEKLDTSIAMLLGWVVNSAMIIVAAAVFAGNGVVVSSIEQASETLRPLAGHMAELLFAIALVFAGVGSSVTSSLAEANVITGFLGRPEDPRTLLYRVAVFVTAVPSFLIILMNADTFKILIFSQVVLSMQLPFTLIPLLLLCRREGVMGVFRSGTAEFTAAVVIAGIVIALNLYLLYSTLFGGA, encoded by the coding sequence ATGAGCAACATCCCCAACCGGGATATCCTTGACGCCGCCGAGCAGACCCTGGCCAACGCACCCCGTCTGAACCCCTTCCGCACCCTGCTGCGTTTTCTGGGCCCGGGATTCCTGGTCACGGTGGGATTCATCGATCCGGGCAACTGGGCCACCAACATCGAGGGCGGCTCGCGCTTCGGGTATTCGCTGCTCTGGGTGATCACGCTCAGCACGGCCATGCTGATCGTGATCCAGCACATGGCGGCCAAGCTGGGCATCGCCACCGGCAAATCGCTGGCGGCCAACATCCGTGAGCACTTTCCCCGGCCCGTGGCGAATTTCCTGGGCGTGACCGTGGTGCTGGCCTGCATGGCCACCGACGTGGCGGAACTGCTGGGCGGCGCGATCGGCTTCTACCTGCTGCTGGGCATGCCGCTCTGGATGGGCGCGCTGCTCACCGTCTTCCTCGAGATCTTTCTGGTGGTCAGCCAGCGCTACCTGCGGCTGGAAGCGATCATCATGGGCTTTCTGGGCATCATCAGCCTGTGTTACCTGATCGAGATCTGGCTGGTGGACCCCAACTGGGCCGAGCTGCTGCCGGCCGTGGTGATTCCGCGTCTCGACAGCGAAAGCATCTACGTGGCCATGGCCATGCTGGGCGCGGTGGTGATGCCACACAACATCTTCCTGCATTCCAACGTGATCCACAGCCGCGCCTGGGGAGTCACCCCGGTGGAGAAGCAGTCGCTGCTGCATTTCGAGAAGCTGGACACCTCCATCGCCATGCTGCTGGGCTGGGTCGTCAACTCAGCGATGATCATCGTGGCCGCGGCGGTCTTCGCCGGCAACGGGGTGGTGGTCAGCAGCATCGAACAGGCTTCCGAGACCCTGCGCCCGCTGGCCGGGCACATGGCCGAACTGCTCTTCGCCATTGCCCTGGTCTTTGCCGGAGTGGGGTCCAGTGTCACATCCTCGCTGGCCGAGGCCAATGTGATCACCGGATTCCTGGGGCGCCCCGAGGATCCGCGCACTCTTCTCTACCGGGTGGCGGTCTTCGTCACGGCGGTGCCGTCCTTCCTGATCATCCTGATGAATGCCGACACCTTCAAGATCCTGATCTTCAGCCAGGTCGTGCTCAGCATGCAGCTTCCCTTCACCCTGATTCCCCTGCTGCTGCTCTGTCGGCGCGAGGGCGTGATGGGCGTGTTCCGCAGCGGAACCGCCGAGTTCACCGCGGCGGTGGTCATCGCCGGCATCGTGATCGCGCTCAATCTGTACCTGTTGTATTCCACCCTGTTCGGAGGAGCCTGA
- the gyrB gene encoding DNA topoisomerase (ATP-hydrolyzing) subunit B, whose amino-acid sequence MSKQSTYGASSITVLKGLEAVRKRPAMYIGDITSRGLHHLVQEVVDNSIDEAMAGHCDQIDITLHIDGSVSVADNGRGIPVDMHATEGKSALEVVMTVLHAGGKFDKDSYKVSGGLHGVGVSVVNALSEWQRVTVHLNGKMHQQSYHRGVPDGPVTMVGDTRKRGTTVTFLPDEQIFQETVFSFDVLALRLRELAFLNKGLKITMTDERGEEKRKEEFLAKGGLVSFVEFLDKSRTSLFPRPIYIEGEKDGIPVEVALVYNSSYNETVLTFTNNINTIEGGTHLTGLRSGLTRTLNKYFGENPSYRKEKFTLSGNDVREGLTCVVSVKVQEPQFEGQTKTKLGNSEVKSAVEILVYEKLCDYFEQNPRLIKAILDKCVSTHRAHDAARKARDLVRRKSALESGSLPGKLADCSLKDPSHCEIYLVEGDSAGGSAKMGRDRRFQAILPLRGKILNVEKARVDKILANEEIKTMVQALGTGLSTEDFEMERLRYHKIIIMTDADVDGSHIRTLLLTFFYRNMNELIRQGFVYIAQPPLYKLGSGKNETYVASEEELKQLHMENSFKKARVLIGGKPSSRTEAVRLLDLSHKLEQALDRFFREVRTFRMIENFLPSLFDMDLARDYLAFSAQHAHSMNLSDSFGEDGFQPEVQTGDHERRLCTHLGIDLAELRSCNVHEFHELVQICDRINQLLKGKHLGIGVGDKKEDSEELTVENPREFYNQFMEYGRKGSNLQRYKGLGEMNPEQLWATTMDPEKRSLVRVTLGDAMAADEMFTVLMGDEVEPRRRFIETNAKYVKNLDV is encoded by the coding sequence ATGAGCAAGCAATCGACCTACGGCGCCAGTTCAATCACCGTACTCAAGGGCCTGGAAGCGGTGCGCAAGCGCCCGGCCATGTACATTGGCGACATCACCTCGCGCGGCCTGCATCACCTGGTGCAGGAAGTGGTGGACAACTCCATCGACGAGGCGATGGCCGGTCATTGTGACCAGATCGACATCACCCTGCACATCGACGGCAGTGTGTCCGTGGCGGACAACGGCCGCGGCATTCCCGTGGACATGCACGCCACCGAGGGCAAGAGTGCCCTGGAAGTGGTGATGACCGTGCTGCATGCGGGCGGCAAGTTCGACAAGGACAGCTACAAGGTGTCCGGCGGTCTGCATGGTGTGGGTGTGAGCGTGGTCAACGCCCTGTCCGAATGGCAGCGCGTGACCGTGCACCTCAATGGCAAGATGCACCAGCAGAGTTACCACCGCGGTGTGCCCGATGGACCGGTGACCATGGTGGGCGACACGCGCAAGCGTGGCACCACGGTCACCTTCCTGCCCGACGAGCAGATCTTCCAGGAAACCGTGTTCTCCTTTGACGTGCTGGCCCTGCGCCTGCGCGAACTGGCCTTCCTGAACAAGGGCCTCAAGATCACCATGACCGACGAGCGCGGCGAGGAGAAGCGCAAGGAAGAGTTCCTGGCCAAGGGCGGCCTGGTCAGTTTCGTCGAATTCCTGGACAAGTCGCGCACCAGTCTCTTTCCCCGCCCGATCTACATCGAGGGCGAGAAGGACGGCATCCCGGTGGAAGTGGCGCTGGTGTACAACAGCTCCTACAACGAAACCGTGCTCACCTTCACCAACAACATCAACACCATCGAGGGCGGCACGCACCTCACGGGTCTGCGCAGCGGATTGACCCGCACGCTGAACAAGTACTTCGGCGAGAACCCCAGCTACCGCAAGGAGAAGTTCACCCTCAGCGGCAACGACGTGCGCGAGGGACTGACCTGCGTGGTCAGCGTGAAGGTGCAGGAACCCCAGTTCGAGGGCCAGACCAAGACCAAGCTGGGCAACAGCGAGGTCAAGAGCGCCGTCGAAATCCTGGTCTACGAGAAGCTGTGTGACTACTTCGAGCAGAATCCGCGGCTGATCAAGGCGATTCTGGACAAGTGCGTGTCCACCCATCGCGCCCACGACGCCGCCCGCAAGGCACGCGATCTGGTGCGCCGCAAGAGCGCGCTCGAATCGGGCAGCCTGCCGGGCAAGCTGGCCGACTGCAGCCTCAAGGACCCCAGCCACTGCGAAATCTACCTGGTGGAGGGTGACAGCGCCGGCGGCAGTGCCAAGATGGGGCGCGACCGGCGTTTCCAGGCGATCCTGCCCCTGCGCGGCAAGATCCTCAACGTGGAAAAGGCACGCGTGGACAAGATCCTGGCCAACGAGGAAATCAAGACCATGGTCCAGGCCCTGGGCACGGGCCTGTCCACCGAAGATTTCGAGATGGAACGTCTGCGGTATCACAAGATCATCATCATGACTGACGCGGACGTGGACGGCAGCCACATCAGGACTCTTCTGCTGACATTCTTCTACCGCAACATGAACGAGCTGATCCGGCAGGGTTTCGTCTACATCGCCCAGCCCCCGCTCTACAAGCTGGGCAGCGGCAAGAACGAAACCTATGTGGCCTCCGAGGAGGAGCTGAAGCAACTCCACATGGAAAACAGTTTCAAGAAGGCCCGGGTGCTGATCGGTGGCAAGCCCAGCAGCCGGACCGAGGCCGTGCGCCTGCTGGACCTGAGTCACAAGCTGGAGCAGGCGCTGGACCGCTTCTTCCGTGAGGTGCGCACCTTCCGGATGATCGAGAACTTCCTGCCCTCGCTGTTCGACATGGACCTGGCCCGCGATTACCTGGCCTTCTCGGCCCAGCATGCCCACTCGATGAATCTGAGCGACAGCTTCGGTGAGGATGGTTTCCAGCCCGAGGTGCAGACGGGCGACCACGAGCGGCGCCTCTGCACGCACCTGGGGATCGACCTGGCCGAGCTGCGTTCCTGCAATGTCCACGAGTTCCACGAGCTGGTGCAGATCTGCGACCGCATCAACCAGTTGCTCAAGGGCAAACACCTGGGCATCGGGGTGGGTGACAAGAAGGAAGACTCCGAAGAACTGACCGTCGAGAACCCGCGGGAGTTCTACAACCAGTTCATGGAATACGGACGCAAGGGCAGCAACCTCCAGCGCTACAAGGGTCTGGGCGAGATGAACCCGGAGCAGCTCTGGGCCACCACCATGGATCCGGAGAAGCGCTCGCTGGTGCGGGTGACCCTGGGCGACGCGATGGCCGCCGATGAAATGTTCACCGTCCTGATGGGCGACGAAGTGGAGCCCCGCCGGCGTTTCATCGAGACCAACGCCAAGTATGTGAAGAACCTGGACGTCTAG
- a CDS encoding DUF721 domain-containing protein: MADQPDGRWGEAARPRRHRRDLDHVERKPQALDSVLGGLFDRHTRKRLEDALLLKRWPELVGDDIARNTEALRIEGGVLLLRVSHPVWRSELAGLKAELIDKLNTAAGREAVRDIHFR; encoded by the coding sequence ATGGCTGATCAACCTGATGGACGATGGGGCGAAGCGGCACGCCCGCGGCGCCACCGGCGCGATCTGGATCACGTGGAACGCAAACCCCAGGCCCTCGATTCGGTGCTGGGTGGCCTGTTCGACCGCCACACGCGCAAGCGGCTCGAAGATGCCCTGCTGCTCAAGCGCTGGCCCGAATTGGTGGGCGACGACATCGCACGCAATACCGAGGCCCTGCGCATCGAGGGCGGGGTCCTGCTGCTGCGGGTCAGTCACCCGGTGTGGCGCAGCGAACTGGCGGGACTCAAGGCGGAGCTGATCGACAAGCTCAACACGGCCGCCGGGCGCGAGGCCGTGCGGGACATACATTTCAGATAG